One genomic segment of Streptomyces sp. RKND-216 includes these proteins:
- a CDS encoding lamin tail domain-containing protein: MRRFRTVAAGVAALAAAATLAPSQAHAAGNVYIYKIHYDSPGSDRGGNSSLNAEYVQIKNTTGAKFQMQGYTVRDTAGHTYTFPSYRISPGKTVKVHTGKGTKSPGHLYMGRGWYVWNNDKDTATLRKPGGSFRDSCAYNSTRVDYKMC; encoded by the coding sequence ATGCGCCGATTCCGTACCGTCGCAGCCGGTGTGGCCGCTCTGGCGGCCGCCGCGACACTCGCCCCCTCCCAGGCCCACGCGGCCGGGAACGTGTACATCTACAAGATCCACTACGACAGCCCCGGCAGCGACCGGGGCGGCAATTCGAGCCTCAACGCGGAGTACGTGCAGATCAAGAACACCACCGGTGCGAAGTTCCAGATGCAGGGCTACACGGTCCGGGACACGGCCGGGCACACGTACACCTTCCCCTCCTACCGCATCAGCCCCGGGAAGACGGTCAAGGTGCACACGGGGAAGGGCACGAAGTCGCCGGGGCATCTGTACATGGGACGCGGTTGGTACGTGTGGAACAACGACAAGGACACGGCCACGCTCCGCAAGCCGGGCGGTTCGTTCCGCGACTCCTGCGCGTACAACTCGACGCGCGTCGACTACAAGATGTGCTGA
- a CDS encoding (deoxy)nucleoside triphosphate pyrophosphohydrolase has product MTPAPAPTQPRVVVGAALCSDGRFLAARRTSPAAVAGRWEFPGGKVEPGETEQAALIRELHEELGVEATVTARIPGAWPVREDLILHIWLARLTSGTPQPLQDHDALRWLTPAESLTLPWLPQDLPAVHWLTEHADCLRP; this is encoded by the coding sequence ATGACCCCGGCACCGGCTCCCACCCAGCCCCGCGTCGTCGTCGGCGCCGCCCTGTGCTCCGACGGCCGCTTCCTCGCAGCCCGCCGCACATCCCCGGCCGCCGTCGCCGGGCGCTGGGAGTTCCCCGGGGGCAAGGTCGAACCCGGCGAGACCGAACAGGCCGCCCTGATCCGCGAACTCCACGAGGAACTGGGCGTCGAGGCCACCGTCACCGCACGCATCCCCGGCGCCTGGCCCGTCCGCGAGGACCTGATCCTCCACATCTGGCTCGCCCGCCTCACCTCCGGCACCCCGCAGCCCCTCCAGGACCACGACGCCCTCCGATGGCTCACCCCCGCCGAATCCCTCACCCTCCCCTGGCTCCCCCAGGACCTCCCTGCCGTCCACTGGCTGACCGAGCACGCGGACTGCCTGCGCCCGTGA
- a CDS encoding sporulation protein, producing MVPPGGGTGRAQGAGGRDPYEGEAPRIAFRKFLSALGVNAPEVRTVLDRDAYRSGERVNATVTLRGGGADIDAYSRSLCQR from the coding sequence CTGGTTCCGCCCGGCGGGGGCACCGGGCGTGCGCAAGGTGCCGGGGGTAGGGACCCATACGAGGGGGAGGCGCCCCGCATAGCATTCCGCAAGTTCCTGAGCGCGCTCGGTGTGAACGCGCCGGAGGTCAGGACCGTGCTCGACCGGGACGCGTACCGGTCCGGGGAGCGGGTGAACGCGACGGTCACGCTGCGCGGTGGCGGGGCGGACATCGACGCGTACAGCAGGAGCCTGTGCCAGCGCTGA
- a CDS encoding DUF3592 domain-containing protein, whose product MAALFVLFVPALLVGLPLFVWGWVMYDRLGRLERSGVPVQGQVVDVRYRRTDDGHRITHIVLWHTAEGQPRHRAVRFPTAALRWLHVGSPVTVRYDPRHPSRALVDGAPTPKGTAVTLMVFGGIVLAVALLLLTSAVVAAM is encoded by the coding sequence ATGGCCGCGCTGTTCGTACTGTTCGTGCCCGCCCTGCTGGTGGGGCTGCCGCTCTTCGTCTGGGGGTGGGTGATGTACGACCGGCTCGGACGGCTGGAGCGGTCGGGCGTGCCCGTGCAGGGGCAGGTGGTCGACGTGCGGTACCGCCGGACCGACGACGGCCACCGCATCACCCACATCGTGCTGTGGCACACGGCGGAGGGGCAGCCGCGGCACCGGGCCGTACGGTTCCCCACGGCGGCGCTGCGCTGGCTGCACGTCGGTTCGCCGGTGACGGTGCGGTACGACCCGCGGCACCCGTCGCGGGCCCTGGTGGACGGTGCGCCGACGCCGAAGGGCACGGCCGTGACGCTGATGGTGTTCGGCGGAATCGTGCTGGCGGTCGCGTTGCTGCTGCTGACGTCCGCGGTCGTCGCGGCGATGTGA
- a CDS encoding ATP-binding protein: MATHDPETAQTWRMQFTSTARCVSLVRTQVEKTLCDWGFAHSAVTTAVLVASELAANAVVHGHVPGHLFEVQLTGSAETCLIEVSDRSPRLPRALAASADDEHGRGLQLAAALAMELGHGPRDPVGKTVWARLPMTPENPATPQSRQRPDRAEAAEGPMP; this comes from the coding sequence ATGGCCACTCACGACCCGGAAACCGCCCAGACGTGGCGCATGCAGTTCACCTCCACCGCCAGGTGCGTCTCGCTTGTGCGCACCCAGGTGGAGAAGACGCTCTGCGACTGGGGCTTCGCCCACAGCGCCGTCACCACAGCCGTACTGGTGGCGAGCGAACTCGCCGCGAACGCCGTGGTGCACGGTCACGTGCCCGGGCACCTCTTCGAAGTCCAGCTCACCGGATCAGCCGAGACGTGCCTGATCGAGGTGTCCGACCGCAGCCCTCGCCTTCCCCGGGCGCTTGCCGCGAGCGCTGACGACGAGCACGGCCGCGGCCTTCAGCTGGCCGCGGCTCTGGCTATGGAACTCGGCCACGGGCCGCGCGATCCGGTCGGCAAGACCGTGTGGGCCAGACTCCCCATGACCCCCGAGAACCCCGCAACACCGCAGTCACGCCAGCGCCCGGACAGGGCCGAAGCTGCAGAAGGGCCCATGCCGTGA
- a CDS encoding PEP/pyruvate-binding domain-containing protein — MSTPSTRTSTGTAATPDNAGPAAVPAQGGGPSGEHRHGAVLGGLLTLPLFEQLCGVLGGHPYVKVVVDRHEGVWHVLDSSVHSFHVNYIATEVLGMTLDELDADLDGFNHSVYHDPERRFLLGVLSLHTGGDAVPQDRAAQPFMVLETTEADTMGAALLTEFYTEVRAHLDEALALAVKPANHGQENAVAAVPETDLPRAQGHELFSAAPFVPLTLGTATGRLRRFADEDDYRAARAGLAWYDIVAMPVVPDDIPRIAGLLNAQPTTPLSHTNMLAAGWGVPNAIVRDALDRIDDEKLDGAWVSYEVTTEGARLERTEEPADLTEPAWHTQRIRIDAPSRDDLPIVPLAALRTGDRHAYGTKAANLGELHHVLRNGSARLTGYYAVPRPPRADLLGHLATRLGASGQGEELAEAADGFLARHVKAPEGVAVPFSLQQRFLDSSPAIQQSIGKLKMALELGAMDAVDAVCVQLQHLVRTTPVPDDMARTLDAHLVRHLAGAQRFAVRSSSNAEDLPGFSAAGIYESHTQVTDLPGALDAIRQVWASLLSPRSVRLRHEAGISLDDTYMGVIVQRYEPSPLGGVMVTCNPTNRADFRNVYLNCAHGSTAAVVDGSTLPMQYLYNTVEGGGRTLSLGAADTDLDVETRERLARLALAGRLLQSHFATDYTFAAPLDVEWLLTAEGRLHVLQLRPYNA; from the coding sequence ATGAGCACCCCGAGCACCCGGACCAGCACCGGCACGGCGGCGACCCCCGACAACGCAGGCCCGGCGGCCGTCCCCGCCCAGGGCGGCGGTCCGTCCGGCGAGCACCGGCACGGCGCCGTCCTCGGCGGCCTGCTCACGCTCCCGCTGTTCGAGCAGCTGTGCGGCGTACTCGGTGGCCACCCGTACGTGAAGGTCGTCGTGGACCGGCACGAGGGCGTCTGGCACGTCCTCGACAGCTCCGTCCACTCCTTCCACGTCAACTACATCGCCACCGAAGTCCTGGGCATGACCCTGGACGAACTCGACGCCGACCTCGACGGGTTCAACCACTCCGTCTACCACGACCCCGAACGGCGCTTCCTGCTCGGCGTGCTGTCCCTGCACACCGGCGGCGACGCCGTCCCGCAAGACCGGGCCGCGCAGCCGTTCATGGTCCTGGAGACCACCGAGGCCGACACCATGGGAGCCGCCCTGCTCACCGAGTTCTACACCGAGGTCCGCGCGCACCTCGACGAAGCGCTCGCCCTGGCCGTTAAACCCGCCAACCACGGCCAGGAGAACGCCGTCGCCGCCGTCCCCGAGACGGACCTGCCGCGTGCGCAGGGCCACGAGCTGTTCTCCGCCGCGCCCTTCGTGCCGCTCACCCTCGGCACCGCGACCGGGCGGCTGCGCCGCTTCGCCGACGAGGACGACTACCGGGCCGCCCGCGCCGGCCTCGCCTGGTACGACATCGTGGCCATGCCCGTCGTCCCCGACGACATCCCGCGCATCGCCGGCCTCCTCAACGCGCAGCCCACCACGCCGCTCTCGCACACCAACATGCTCGCCGCGGGCTGGGGCGTGCCCAACGCCATCGTGCGCGACGCCCTGGACCGCATCGACGACGAGAAGCTCGACGGCGCCTGGGTCTCCTACGAGGTCACCACCGAGGGCGCCCGCCTGGAACGCACCGAGGAGCCCGCCGACCTCACCGAACCCGCCTGGCACACCCAGCGCATCCGCATCGACGCGCCCAGCCGCGACGACCTGCCGATCGTGCCGCTGGCCGCGCTGCGGACCGGCGACCGGCACGCGTACGGCACCAAGGCCGCCAACCTCGGCGAACTGCACCACGTACTGCGGAACGGCTCCGCACGCCTCACCGGCTACTACGCGGTGCCGCGCCCGCCCCGCGCCGACCTCCTCGGCCACCTCGCCACCCGGCTCGGCGCGAGCGGCCAGGGCGAGGAACTCGCCGAAGCCGCGGACGGCTTCCTCGCCCGCCACGTCAAGGCGCCCGAGGGCGTCGCGGTGCCGTTCTCGCTGCAGCAGCGCTTCCTGGACTCCTCGCCCGCCATCCAGCAGAGCATCGGCAAGCTGAAGATGGCCCTCGAACTGGGTGCCATGGACGCCGTGGACGCCGTCTGCGTGCAGCTGCAGCACCTGGTGCGCACCACGCCCGTCCCCGACGACATGGCCCGCACGCTCGACGCCCACCTCGTACGCCACCTGGCCGGAGCCCAGCGCTTCGCGGTGCGGTCCTCGTCCAACGCCGAAGACCTGCCCGGCTTCTCCGCCGCCGGTATCTACGAGTCGCACACCCAGGTCACCGACCTGCCGGGCGCCCTGGACGCGATCCGCCAGGTGTGGGCCTCACTGCTCTCCCCGCGCAGCGTGCGCCTGCGGCACGAGGCCGGCATCTCGCTGGACGACACCTACATGGGCGTCATCGTGCAGCGCTACGAGCCGTCGCCGCTCGGCGGCGTGATGGTCACCTGCAACCCGACCAACCGCGCCGACTTCCGCAACGTCTACCTCAACTGCGCCCACGGCTCCACGGCCGCGGTGGTGGACGGGTCGACGCTGCCCATGCAGTACCTCTACAACACGGTCGAGGGCGGCGGCCGCACGCTGTCGCTGGGCGCGGCGGACACCGACCTGGACGTGGAGACCCGCGAACGGCTGGCCCGGCTCGCGCTCGCGGGACGCCTGCTCCAGTCCCACTTCGCGACGGACTACACCTTCGCGGCACCGCTGGACGTCGAGTGGCTCCTCACGGCGGAGGGACGGCTGCACGTCCTGCAACTCCGTCCCTACAACGCGTAG
- a CDS encoding MFS transporter translates to MPRTSKPRFTWKSAPPAQAKRLIRLNNGFQLLFNLLWWMPVFYQYQRDAGLSDAQIFAIQGAYYVSFCVLEIPTGFLADRIGHRRALQLGAAVMVAANLIPVASPSVTGFLLHFLTIATARSLVSGAASAYLYESLHARGAGEHYVQAEGTARSIGLWAKIGCWPLVGVLMQMRQELPYVLTAVCALGALACAVALPRLAAPTSPRTAPASAVATGPADGDGDGKGTGLLTSLFGALAVFRRSSALGPLMLQGVALFTLARICQVNLFQPLLIDKDVPLTQHGAILSAMTIAEAVASARPEWLRRRLADTTSVTVLSLVLAFTLAATTTAGGAGTVVWLCLFAAVTGLAFPIQRNLVNSAIPDSRHRATLLSLESMLDRGVCALAAVAVGAYLAADRLDALLVHSALGTCVLLAAVALVLRRLRRRGAPGLAGRASLPAPRDAALRDAAPRDAAPRAPDAGDSTPHAPADRRK, encoded by the coding sequence ATGCCCCGCACCAGCAAGCCCCGCTTCACCTGGAAGTCCGCGCCGCCGGCGCAGGCGAAGCGCCTGATCCGGCTCAACAACGGCTTCCAGCTGCTCTTCAACCTCCTGTGGTGGATGCCGGTCTTCTACCAGTACCAGCGCGACGCCGGCCTTTCCGACGCCCAGATCTTCGCCATCCAGGGCGCGTACTACGTGTCCTTCTGCGTCCTGGAGATACCCACCGGCTTCCTCGCCGACCGGATCGGGCACCGGCGTGCCCTCCAGCTCGGCGCGGCCGTGATGGTGGCCGCGAACCTGATCCCCGTCGCGTCCCCGTCCGTGACCGGCTTCCTGCTGCACTTCCTCACCATCGCCACCGCGCGATCCCTCGTCTCGGGCGCCGCGAGCGCCTACCTGTACGAGTCGCTGCACGCCCGCGGCGCCGGCGAGCACTACGTGCAGGCCGAGGGCACCGCCCGTTCCATCGGCCTGTGGGCGAAGATCGGCTGCTGGCCGCTGGTCGGCGTGCTGATGCAGATGCGCCAGGAACTGCCGTACGTGCTCACGGCCGTGTGCGCGCTCGGCGCGCTGGCGTGCGCGGTCGCCCTGCCACGCCTCGCCGCGCCCACATCTCCGCGCACGGCTCCCGCCTCTGCCGTGGCGACCGGACCCGCCGACGGCGACGGCGACGGGAAGGGCACCGGACTGCTGACCTCACTGTTCGGCGCCCTCGCCGTCTTCCGCCGCTCCTCCGCACTCGGCCCGCTCATGCTCCAGGGCGTCGCCCTCTTCACCCTCGCCCGCATCTGCCAGGTCAACCTGTTCCAGCCGCTGCTGATCGACAAGGACGTCCCGCTCACCCAGCACGGCGCGATCCTGTCCGCCATGACCATCGCCGAAGCGGTCGCCTCCGCCCGCCCCGAGTGGCTCCGGCGCCGACTCGCCGACACCACCTCCGTCACCGTCCTGAGCCTGGTCCTGGCCTTCACCCTCGCCGCGACCACCACGGCAGGGGGAGCCGGAACCGTCGTCTGGCTCTGCCTGTTCGCCGCCGTGACCGGCCTCGCCTTCCCCATCCAGCGCAACCTGGTCAACTCCGCGATCCCCGACTCCCGGCACCGCGCGACGCTGCTGTCCCTGGAGTCGATGCTGGACCGAGGCGTGTGCGCGCTGGCCGCCGTCGCGGTGGGCGCCTACCTCGCCGCCGACCGCCTCGACGCGCTGCTGGTGCACTCCGCTCTGGGCACGTGCGTGCTGCTGGCCGCCGTCGCCCTGGTCCTGCGCCGCCTCCGCCGCCGTGGAGCCCCCGGCCTCGCCGGAAGGGCTTCTCTCCCCGCCCCGCGCGACGCCGCTCTGCGCGACGCCGCTCCGCGCGACGCCGCCCCGCGCGCCCCCGACGCAGGCGACTCCACTCCGCATGCTCCGGCCGACCGCCGGAAGTAG
- a CDS encoding class IV adenylate cyclase has translation MPQNEYEAKFLNIDVDAVREQLRAVGAQRTFEKTLFTRLIFENNAVQGEQWLRLRNEGGKTTLTLKQVSDAFTIHGTTEIEIEVNSLDTTTELLKALGLRQVRYQQNYREEWQLGHITYDLDTWPDLPTFLEIEGPSEDAVRTAVVDLGYDYNEARYGSIDLIYKSEAARDILAEPTLLFGDGKAASPQRS, from the coding sequence ATGCCCCAGAACGAGTACGAAGCCAAGTTCCTCAACATCGACGTCGACGCTGTTCGCGAACAGCTCCGGGCCGTCGGCGCGCAACGGACCTTCGAGAAGACCCTCTTCACCAGGCTCATCTTCGAGAACAACGCCGTCCAAGGCGAACAGTGGCTGCGCCTCCGTAACGAAGGCGGCAAGACGACCCTCACTCTTAAGCAGGTCAGCGACGCCTTCACCATCCACGGCACCACCGAGATCGAGATCGAAGTCAACTCCCTCGACACCACGACCGAACTCCTCAAAGCCCTCGGACTCCGCCAAGTCCGATACCAGCAGAACTACCGCGAAGAGTGGCAGCTCGGTCACATCACCTACGACCTCGACACCTGGCCCGACCTGCCCACCTTCCTCGAGATCGAAGGCCCGTCCGAGGACGCCGTACGCACGGCCGTCGTCGACCTCGGCTACGACTACAACGAGGCCCGCTACGGCAGCATTGACCTCATCTACAAAAGCGAGGCAGCCCGCGACATCCTCGCCGAACCGACCCTTCTGTTCGGAGACGGCAAAGCTGCGAGCCCGCAGCGCAGCTAG
- a CDS encoding PAS domain-containing protein, which produces MGEEAAEWFEALAAYSPAAAFVRDDRGRYLWVNAAYAHLYGRAPEAVVGRTVEDVDPPEDAATARELDREVLTSGRPVRHVIHFLHAGGAPGQAVGHRFALNGLRGQACRVGGIYVDVTDHHRALEEMAAAGEELHALRERSGLAVVTLGLDGRVRRVNAAAAALLGLPRGVVEGDRVAEHVEDASGALPGGAWRALTEGRLARCGGVLVLRTAGGGRPVRADLSLVRRAGEPAAVVAVLAPVGAEFAGRPRVSPVQLRVLVMLAAGEPNTAIAAALGLSRQALDYHLRRLRSLLDAPSRPALVARAYCAGLLDATAWPPRPSVVRYA; this is translated from the coding sequence GTGGGGGAAGAGGCAGCGGAGTGGTTCGAGGCGCTGGCCGCGTACTCCCCGGCCGCTGCCTTCGTGCGGGACGACCGCGGCCGCTACCTGTGGGTGAACGCCGCCTACGCGCACCTGTACGGGCGGGCGCCCGAGGCCGTGGTCGGGCGGACGGTCGAGGACGTCGACCCGCCCGAGGACGCGGCAACCGCACGCGAACTCGACCGCGAGGTGCTGACGTCGGGACGGCCGGTGCGGCACGTGATCCACTTCCTGCACGCGGGCGGCGCCCCCGGCCAGGCGGTCGGGCACCGGTTCGCGCTGAACGGGCTGCGCGGCCAGGCCTGCCGCGTCGGCGGCATCTACGTGGACGTGACCGACCACCACCGGGCCCTGGAGGAGATGGCGGCGGCCGGGGAGGAACTGCACGCGCTGCGGGAGCGTTCCGGGCTGGCGGTGGTGACGCTGGGGCTCGACGGGCGGGTGCGGCGGGTGAACGCGGCAGCGGCGGCGCTGCTGGGGCTGCCGCGTGGCGTCGTGGAGGGCGACCGCGTGGCCGAGCACGTCGAGGACGCGTCCGGCGCGTTGCCGGGCGGCGCGTGGCGGGCGTTGACGGAGGGGCGGCTCGCACGGTGCGGCGGCGTCCTGGTGCTGCGTACGGCCGGGGGCGGGCGGCCCGTACGGGCGGACCTGTCGCTGGTCCGGCGGGCCGGGGAGCCGGCCGCGGTGGTGGCCGTACTGGCGCCGGTGGGGGCGGAGTTCGCCGGGCGGCCACGGGTGAGCCCGGTGCAGCTGCGGGTGCTGGTGATGCTGGCCGCCGGGGAACCGAACACGGCGATCGCGGCGGCACTCGGGCTGTCCCGGCAGGCGCTGGACTACCACTTGCGGCGGCTGCGCAGCCTGCTGGACGCGCCGTCGCGGCCCGCGCTGGTGGCCCGCGCCTACTGCGCGGGCCTGCTGGACGCGACGGCCTGGCCGCCACGTCCCAGCGTCGTCCGGTACGCCTGA
- a CDS encoding dienelactone hydrolase family protein: protein MFHPPGRTSPARPRDTGRMATVLLFHSVLGLRPVELQAAERLRADGHDVTTPDLYDGRTAETLDDGFALNRAAGRDTLVERALSAAATQPDDAVLAGVSMGASVVRTLLPHRPHTAGVLALHALPGRPETVRDDLPVQIHVADPDPFVPPADLAAWQHAASTAAPEPSATDVHTHPGLAHFFTDPASAGYDPAAAALTWQRAARFLAGLGSTR, encoded by the coding sequence GTGTTTCACCCGCCCGGCCGCACGTCCCCCGCTCGCCCCCGGGACACTGGGCGTATGGCCACCGTCCTCCTCTTCCACTCCGTCCTCGGGTTGCGCCCCGTCGAACTCCAGGCCGCAGAACGCCTCCGCGCCGACGGTCACGACGTCACCACGCCCGACCTGTACGACGGCCGGACCGCCGAAACCCTCGACGACGGCTTCGCCCTCAACCGTGCCGCTGGCCGCGACACCCTGGTCGAACGCGCCCTGTCCGCCGCGGCGACGCAGCCCGACGACGCGGTCCTCGCCGGGGTCTCCATGGGCGCGTCCGTCGTCCGCACCCTTCTGCCGCACCGCCCCCACACAGCCGGCGTGCTCGCCCTCCACGCCCTGCCCGGCCGCCCGGAGACCGTCCGCGACGACCTGCCGGTGCAGATCCACGTGGCCGACCCCGACCCGTTCGTGCCACCCGCCGACCTCGCCGCCTGGCAGCACGCCGCCTCCACCGCCGCCCCTGAACCGTCCGCCACCGACGTCCACACGCACCCGGGGCTCGCCCACTTCTTCACCGACCCCGCCTCCGCCGGCTACGACCCCGCCGCAGCCGCCCTCACCTGGCAGCGCGCCGCCCGCTTCCTCGCGGGTCTGGGCTCGACCCGATGA
- a CDS encoding YDG/SRA domain-containing protein, with protein MPNSAKPPLFGDPPGVQEGDIFRSHAELYAADVHRFSGQGISGTEESGVDSIVLSGGYVDDLDKGDEIIYTGRGGRDRDSGNQIADQSLEEPGNAGLVVSGVLGRPVRVIEGLGISGGKRKRATKGYKYRGLYSVEDHWMTPGIDGFQVCQFRLVKLGVGEQPSPKPLAPRVDGETALEREARRYLLQQRLVRDTKAALQVKEMYNNTCQMCQERVVVSPQGSAYSEAAHIQAVGKPHNGPDIMENLLCLCPTCHVRFDRGALQLTDRYEVLDGLQLKIVNDLARLREHHIQLCFVRQHRNRWKGRFLENPL; from the coding sequence ATGCCTAACTCTGCCAAGCCCCCGCTCTTCGGTGACCCGCCTGGCGTGCAGGAAGGAGACATCTTCCGCAGCCACGCTGAGCTCTATGCAGCCGATGTGCACCGCTTCTCCGGGCAAGGCATCTCAGGAACGGAGGAGTCCGGCGTTGACTCCATCGTACTTTCAGGCGGATATGTAGATGACCTCGACAAAGGGGATGAGATCATCTATACGGGCAGAGGTGGACGGGATCGCGATTCAGGAAACCAAATCGCTGACCAGTCCTTGGAGGAACCTGGTAATGCTGGGCTGGTCGTCTCAGGTGTTCTCGGAAGGCCCGTGCGGGTTATCGAAGGGTTGGGCATCAGCGGAGGAAAGCGCAAGCGGGCCACCAAAGGTTACAAGTACCGCGGGCTCTACAGTGTGGAAGACCACTGGATGACCCCCGGGATAGACGGATTTCAAGTCTGCCAGTTTCGCCTCGTCAAGCTAGGTGTCGGGGAGCAGCCTTCCCCCAAGCCTCTCGCTCCTCGCGTTGACGGTGAGACGGCACTCGAACGCGAAGCGCGACGCTATCTTCTTCAGCAGCGGCTGGTAAGAGATACGAAGGCTGCGCTACAGGTTAAGGAGATGTACAATAACACCTGCCAGATGTGTCAAGAACGAGTCGTCGTTTCGCCACAAGGGTCCGCGTACAGCGAGGCTGCTCATATCCAAGCAGTAGGCAAGCCTCACAATGGGCCAGACATCATGGAGAACCTCTTGTGTCTGTGCCCTACTTGTCACGTTCGATTCGATCGTGGCGCCTTGCAATTGACAGACAGATACGAAGTGTTGGACGGACTCCAGCTCAAGATAGTGAACGATCTAGCACGCCTTCGGGAGCATCACATTCAGCTGTGCTTCGTGCGACAGCACCGCAACCGTTGGAAGGGTAGGTTTCTCGAGAACCCTCTGTAG
- a CDS encoding radical SAM protein — MIAHPALQNIGADVPVVVTTDRTLRVKIIDSCGMTCTFCHNEGTPVTTDNRARKIGVFTPSGPSGRVSIYAASNGARFLSAPVFPDQAFQEALAQLRHALGFNEVHLTGGEPTLHRQLPQIIAVAKESGYKVNVTSNGENGHRVLDACARAGLDHVNFSVFGTTPEELAAVQHARYRTAALAQRKIDALDQSIRRATEAGIGARANVVLPNLSHVPRVHRLLDKYSDSLSVRVLSSLADGADSLHAIDQLLHDLDAELEEVRLIAGTSGFRMAYRLPSGRELIVKHIRPLRLPDTCTTCRFNSTTDCEEGYYGVRLYRDTAGDFHVGVCIQRMDLCQPVQEFITGGACSEVARLRASDFRDLTA, encoded by the coding sequence ATGATCGCGCACCCCGCTTTACAGAACATCGGCGCCGACGTTCCCGTAGTCGTCACCACGGACCGCACACTCCGCGTCAAAATCATCGACTCCTGCGGAATGACCTGCACCTTCTGCCACAACGAGGGCACACCGGTCACCACGGACAACCGCGCCCGCAAGATCGGCGTCTTCACTCCCAGCGGTCCTTCCGGGCGCGTGTCGATTTACGCGGCCTCGAACGGCGCCCGTTTCCTCAGCGCACCGGTCTTCCCGGACCAAGCCTTCCAGGAGGCGTTGGCCCAGCTCCGTCACGCTCTCGGCTTCAACGAAGTCCACCTGACCGGAGGCGAACCCACCCTGCACCGCCAGCTACCGCAGATCATCGCCGTAGCCAAGGAGAGCGGCTACAAGGTCAACGTCACCTCCAACGGAGAGAACGGTCACCGCGTCCTCGACGCCTGCGCCCGAGCGGGACTCGACCACGTCAACTTCTCCGTCTTCGGCACGACCCCCGAAGAACTCGCCGCAGTCCAGCACGCCCGTTACCGCACGGCCGCCCTCGCCCAACGCAAGATCGACGCACTCGACCAGTCCATCCGCCGCGCCACCGAAGCCGGGATCGGTGCCCGCGCGAACGTCGTACTCCCCAACCTCAGCCACGTCCCCCGCGTCCACCGCCTGCTCGACAAGTACTCCGACAGCCTCTCCGTCCGGGTGCTGTCCTCCCTCGCCGACGGCGCAGACTCCCTCCACGCGATTGACCAGCTGCTGCATGATCTCGACGCCGAACTGGAGGAGGTGCGCCTCATCGCCGGAACCTCCGGCTTCCGCATGGCCTACCGCCTCCCCAGTGGCCGAGAGCTGATCGTCAAACACATCCGCCCGCTACGGTTGCCCGACACCTGCACCACCTGCCGCTTCAACAGCACGACCGACTGCGAAGAGGGCTATTACGGCGTACGCCTCTACCGCGACACCGCCGGCGACTTCCACGTCGGCGTCTGCATCCAGCGCATGGACCTCTGCCAGCCCGTCCAGGAGTTCATCACCGGCGGAGCGTGCAGCGAAGTCGCCAGACTACGCGCAAGCGACTTCCGCGACCTGACCGCCTAG